The following are from one region of the Coffea eugenioides isolate CCC68of chromosome 2, Ceug_1.0, whole genome shotgun sequence genome:
- the LOC113755682 gene encoding cytokinin dehydrogenase 6-like — MNFPYVSFAKHNNILFIRTLMILLLSCATIRVDFCFSSVPTSLRALPLEGNFTFTENEFAARDYGNQYHFLPLAVLHPKSVSDIANTIKHIWHMGPLSKLTVAARGHGHSTRGQAQADHGIVINMESLGGQVMQFNTGQLPYVDVSAGDLWINILHESLKHGLAPKSWTDYLHLTVGGTLSNAGISGQAFRHGPQISNVHQLEVVTGKGDVVNCSEKQNADLFHSVLGGLGQFGIITKARISLEPAPKMVKWIRVLYSDFSTFSRDQELLISAEHTFDYIEGLVIINRTDVLNSWRSSFSPQDPAQASKFISDGRTLFCLELTKNFNPDEVDTANKEVENLLSKLSYIQSTLLMTEVSYVEFLDRVHTSELKLRSKGMWDVPHPWLNLLIPRSKIKYFAQGVFGNILKDTKGGPVLIYPVNKSKWDNRTSFVFPEEDIFYMVAFLFHAVPSSAGTNGLEHFLTLNKRILDFCAVAHLGVKQYLAHYTTQEQWQAHFGQRWEVFTQRKSTYDPLAILAPGQRIFQKRVSIL; from the exons ATGAACTTCCCATATGTTAGCTTTGCCAAACACAACAACATCCTGTTCATTAGAACTCTCATGATTTTGTTACTGAGTTGTGCAACTATTCGAGTCGATTTCTGTTTCTCTAGCGTCCCAACTTCATTGAGAGCACTTCCTCTTGAAGGAAATTTCACTTTTACAGAAAATGAATTTGCAGCTAGAGACTACGGAAATCAGTACCATTTCCTGCCTTTGGCAGTCCTACATCCGAAATCAGTTTCTGATATTGCAAACACCATAAAGCATATTTGGCATATGGGTCCCCTTTCAAAGCTGACAGTTGCAGCTAGAGGCCATGGCCACTCCACCCGCGGTCAGGCGCAAGCTGACCATGGTATCGTGATTAACATGGAGTCCCTTGGTGGACAAGTAATGCAGTTCAATACAGGACAACTGCCTTATGTGGATGTGTCCGCTGGTGACCTGTGGATCAATATTTTGCATGAAAGCTTAAAACATGGGCTAGCACCGAAGTCTTGGACAGACTACCTTCATCTCACGGTTGGTGGTACGCTGTCAAATGCAGGAATAAGCGGGCAAGCATTTCGCCATGGCCCCCAGATCAGTAATGTCCACCAGCTGGAGGTTGTTACAG GAAAGGGAGACGTAGTCAATTGCTCAGAGAAGCAGAATGCTGACCTCTTTCACAGTGTTCTtggaggacttgggcaattcgGGATAATAACCAAAGCAAGAATCTCCCTGGAGCCAGCACCAAAGATG GTCAAATGGATCAGGGTGCTCTACTCAGATTTCTCCACATTTTCCCGAGACCAGGAGCTTTTGATATCTGCAGAACACACATTTGATTACATTGAAGGACTTGTGATAATAAACAGGACTGATGTCTTAAATAGCTGGAGATCATCCTTCAGCCCTCAAGACCCAGCCCAAGCAAGTAAATTCATTTCAGATGGAAGAACACTGTTCTGCCTTgagttaaccaaaaatttcaaTCCTGACGAGGTTGACACAGCAAACAAG GAAGTTGAGAATTTACTATCAAAGCTAAGCTATATCCAATCAACACTTCTTATGACAGAAGTCTCATATGTCGAGTTCCTGGATAGAGTTCATACCTCAGAGTTAAAACTACGATCGAAAGGAATGTGGGATGTTCCGCACCCATGGCTAAATCTTCTCATCCCCAgaagcaaaataaaatattttgctCAAGGAGTTTTCGGCAATATTCTGAAAGATACGAAGGGCGGGCCTGTGCTCATCTACCCAGTTAACAAATCAAA GTGGGACAACAGAACTTCATTTGTTTTCCCAGAAGAAGATATTTTCTACATGGTGGCGTTCCTTTTCCATGCAGTTCCTTCATCCGCTGGAACTAATGGCTTAGAACACTTCTTAACTTTGAACAAAAGAATTTTAGACTTCTGTGCAGTGGCCCACCTTGGAGTTAAACAATATCTAGCTCATTATACCACGCAGGAACAATGGCAGGCCCATTTTGGTCAACGGTGGGAAGTCTTCACACAGAGGAAATCGACTTATGACCCTCTAGCCATCCTAGCTCCAGGGCAGAGAATTTTCCAAAAGCGCGTATCTATTTTATAA